TACTGCCCCCGCCCTGCGATGAGTTGACGACGAGGGACCCTTCTCTCAAGGCCACCCGGGTCAACCCGCCAAGGGACATCGTGATCTCCTTGCCATAAAGAACATAGGGCCGCAGGTCGACATGACGTCCGGCCAATGTAAAATCTTCTATGCGATCTCCCACACGGGAGGGGTGCCGTGAAAGCGATATGACCGGTTGAGCAATATAGTTTCGTGGGGAGGCAATGATCTTTTTCCGGAACTCCTCCTGTTCGGTCTTGGTCGAGGCCGGCCCCATCAGCATACCATATCCCCCGGATTCGCCGACCGCCTTGACCACAAGAGAAGAAAGATGCTCCAGGACATATGAGCGATCCAACTCATGATGACAAAGATAGGTTTGGACCCCGGGGAGGATCGGGTTTTCGTTCAGATAGTATTTTATCATCTTGGGGACGTAGGCATAGATGGCCTTGTCATCCGCAATACCCGTCCCGACCGCGTTAATCAAGGTCACGTTGCCCGCACGATAGGCGCGCATCAGTCCGGGAACGCCTAGCGTTGAATCGCTTCGAAAGACTTCCGGGTCCAAGAAAGAATCATCGATACGACGGTAGATGACATCAATGGCTCGGAGCCCTTCAGTCGTTTTCATATAGATGCGGTCCCCTTCCACCACCAGGTCCTGACCTTCAACCAGTTCGATTCCCATTTGCAAGGCAAGGTAGGTATGCTCAAAATAGGCGGAGTTGTGAACACCGGGGGTCAAGAGGACGATCGTAGGGTTTTCAACTGAGCGCGGCGCAAGGTATCTTAAGTTCTCCAGCAACTGGTTGGGATAGTGATCGATTGGCCGGACACGCATCCGCGAAAACAGGTTCGGGAAGACCTGTTTCATCACAACACGATTCTCCAGGACATATGAAATCCCGGAAGGGACACGGAGATTGTCTTCCAGGACCGTATAGGTGCCCTTTTCGTCACGGATCAGATCGACACCGGAGATATGGACAAAGATATTCTTTTCCGGTCGGAACCCGACAAGATCCGGGAGAAACTCCGCAGAGCCTTCCACCAGTTCACGTGGAACAATCTTGTCTTTTAAGATCTGCTGCTTTCCATAAATATCCCCCAAAAAGTCGTTCAGGGCATGGATGCGCTGGCGCAAACCCTGCTCGATATGCTGCCATTCACTATTCGGGATAATGCGCGGGATCAGATCAAAGGGGAAGATCCGTTCTGTCTGCTGTGGATCTCCATAGACCGTAAAGGTAATCCCCTGATTCAAAAAAACCTGATCGGCTTGACGCCGCCGCCTGTCAAATTCTTTCATAGAAAGTTCTGAAAGCCGCTTGCAGAATTGGCGGTAGTGCGGACGAGGCGATTGCGGGCTTTCAAACATCTCGTCAAAAAAGTTGTCTGTTTTATAGGCAGAGATGAGATTTTTCATAGGCAAGATTCAACTGGCCTTTTGAAGGCCAAAAAGAGTTTTCGTTTATTGAATGTACCACTATACCAAAAAATAACAAAATTCGTGGGATTCGGAATATTTTTGTTGTGATCTTGAAATGTTCAGCCAAATGACAAGTTATTCGTATTGATCCTCGGGGAACCGCCTGATAAATTTGTCAGGACGCGTGAGAGGTCCTCCAATGAGGGAAAAATAATGCGGTGCTTTGAATGTGGAAAGAAAATGAAATTGGTGGCGAAACCAGAAGGCTTTCTTGAGTTTTCTGTCCCGTTTACAAAAATCGCATACAGTTTCCTTAAGTTCTGGAACAAAATAAATTATTGGTGCCCCCCCCTGCGAATTCGAACAGATAAACAAAATGCTGGAACCAAAGTGCCCAAGAGAATAGCTCAGGCTTCCTCTTTTCTCAATTAGGTGAAACCCGGTCCCTGAAGGGCGAGGTGACTCTTACCCGGGTGGTCATCACCAGAGGGTGACCTTCGACAGGGGTTTCCGTCCATTCGATTTCGATGCAGAGGGTTTGAAGATAAACCTCCTCACCTGGCCCTGATCCCAGTCCTGAACCGAGAGAACGCAAAACCATTCAGGCACGAATCCTCCCACATGCTGAGACCGGGGCCTCACGAAAAAGCAGAATCTGGCTTCCCGGATGATGGCAAATATCCCCATTTCTTAGATCTTTTTAGTTTAAAATCCGGCGGTTTCATGTTCGCCAACTAAAAAAATACTTGTTGCTGCCCCCGGTCTACATGTAACCCTCCCCTATTATGGGGGGGGGTACAATATGTCCGAAGATGTGAAACTGATTGTGTACTTTGTAGGGGAGGTTGTACATACACGGGCGGCGATTGAGATCTTCGATCTCCCAAAAGGGCAATCACCTCTGAGATGAGCCGGACGATCAAGGCCGTGGATTCGGAATTATTTCGGGCCAGAGCCCTTATGGCTCCTCAGAAAACCTCGGAATTTCTATGATAAAGGCGAAGCGGTATATCGACCTCTATTTTAGCATTATGTATGGTGTTAGCCAGTTTTTTGATTAAACCCTGAAAACCGAAAAGGGATACGTTACTACCCTCTTCATGCAATGGAGATAACTCAGCGATCTCTCAAACTGGAGCAGTCATAAGCGGGGCATGGAAAGGTTTATGATTCTACCTTCAAATGACGCCGACCCCGGAAGATTATGCTCCCGGGGTCGGCGTGTTCATCCAATGGGCCAGACGGATCTTGCCCCTATTCTATTACCTCCACACTCTCTTACCTGACTCCATCGACCTCCACCCGAGCTATCGTTTCGGTGAAGGCTATGTCTCCTTTGTTGGGATGCGCAAGGCGATCTCGAGAACTTCCGGGGACAGGAGCCCCAATGTCCTTCTTGTAGCGCAAGTTGATGGTAACAAAAGAAACATTCGCTACGGTGACATCTCTACGGACCCTGAAACCGAAGACCCCGCCCGGAGTTGTTCCGGCACCGATACCTACGCCGATAGCTGCCTCGGGTGGCAGAATGTCGACATCAAATCGACAACCGGTCGTAGCATTACACTGGGAGTCTGGTCCTGGGTCAAAAATTACGACCTCCATTTCAATTTCGTCGTCGGTATCGACATTCACCTCGCTGACTTCGCCGCGGAAGCGAATCCTGTTGCCCCCTTCATCGAAACGCCAACGTTCGGTGATCGCAAAAACACCCCCGGTCGTGTCGAGCAGCTCAGTGACGAGTTCCTGGATGAAGAGGACGTGTCCGCCGACCATGTGCCCGATGGTGTCAACCGTTATACCCGTTCCTGAAGAGAGAAAGAGGTTAAACGGGATCGTCGTTTCAAGGATTCCGAAGATATCGGAACCGAAGCGGGGATCCTGGTTGAAGATCAGGAGTAAATCGCCGATCACCATAGAGGCCGGTCGACCTGAAGCCTTGTCTCCCCCATCGATGCTGACGACTTCCCCGCTGGCGACATTCTCAGAGAGTTCGAGAACGGTCTCGATGTCTGTGATGAAATATGGGTTAGGTGGAACCGCGCTATCTTCATAGACATGGCCGGCCGACTTAAGGGTTGCACCCGCGGTCGCCGGATAGACATTGCCACCAGTTCGAATCCCTGCGCGATCGAGGAAATCTAATGGAAGATTGGCCTGATGAACGGCCCAAGCCTTCTGAACATAACTAAAGTAATTGTCCTGCAAAGCCGCCAATGCAATTGGGTCCCTGCCAGCTTCGATCGAGCTGAAGATCGACCGGGCGGCGCCTCGGCGGTCCTTAGTTGCTTCACGCGTCAAAAGCGTGGGGTCGGTCATATTCACATCACGAACCGTGGCATTGGCGTCGAGCAGGCGATCAAAGGTCCCTACCGGGCCGATCCCAGTCGTGGCCTCTCCGTCCTGTCCGAGGGCCGACGAACCGCTCATCTCGAATGGCACATCAAGGGCACCCACTAAACCCGAGTTGAGCGTCACCGGGAAGGTCAGGAGCTTTCCGGTGACGGTGAGTGTCCTATCTGCAACGTTGATATCCGTTATTGGACCCTCTGTCGCAAACACTTTGGGTGGGTTCACTCGCGTCAATACGGTTCCGTTCGCTAGTGTTGCCGTCTGAGCAAAGGCCTGTATGCCGGAAAACCCGATAACACTTATAACAAGGCTGAAAGTACCACACCTGCGGATTACCCTCCAGGTCTTGTCTCCAATAGACAGTGCTCTTTCTTTAATAATCATTACACATCCTCCTTAATCAACCCACCAGGGAACGGATCTTCTTGGCGTTCGTTTCGTCATCCACGGTCCCAAGTCAGTTAGTTATGGCCTCGTGTGCAAAGCACACGCTCGAGATTAACTTTCTTTTCTCCAGTCTCCTCTACCTCCTCTTTGTTGTTATCCTATTTTGAATTTTCACGAGCACGATAAACATTAATAATCATGCTGTCAGACAAACCTTGAATTAGTCTTTTCAAGACGAAAATTGCAGATAATAGCCCGCTACTTTCAATAGTTTACAACGCAGAAACGAGACATTTTTGCCCCGAAAAAATGATCCATAACTTATTCAGAAGTCTCCAGGCTCTTCGCCTGGAAATTTTGAAACACACGCAACGATTCGATGATCTTTCTTTTAAGGCCATATTTTCTGCGTGCCGGAACGCATCCGCACACGAGAATTTTTAAATCGCTATTTAAGGTATTCGCCCACCACTCGAATAGAAATCCAGAGTACAGGGTTTTATCATCATCAGCCTCCATATGGCCTCGAGAGCCCACAGAACACCCTTTTTTAGTTTACCGACTCTCTGGGATAACTCCTTGTCGTACGGGCCTTTCCTCCATCAGTAAGGTTTGTGCAAGTTCTTACGATGAGACAGTCATAGATACGGGCCAAATTTCGGGTAAATTTGTTCGTTAATTCATATGGTCCCGATAATGGAACCTGGAAACATTGAGACCCTAGTGATAAATGTAAGTGAGTATACGGATTGAATCTTAGCAATAGCTTAGGAAAATATAAAGTAATGCAGTACTTTTAGCGTATCGGGGGTCTGAAAAGTGCGTCCTCCCCGTGTTCCGGGCGAACATCGTTTATTGCGAGAAGGCCTAACTCTAGGCCCTGGGAATGGAGATGGAGATGTTCAGGCCTTTATTTTGATTGCCTGCGTCTAAATTAATTGTGGCATCTAATGAATCAGCAACCCGTTTTACGAGAGTTATAACTGAAAGTGGTGTATGGAGGGCTTGAAAAAAAGCGGCGTATCTGGTTGATTTGAAACTGCGAATGAATCAAACAACCTGGAGGATACGCCACCATGAAAGATCATACCGTTATTTCGTTAAAAGATCGAGAAGAGATTTCAGACCCATTCAGAGATTTACTTAGGACGGGCGCCCAGAAATTGATTGAACAGGCGATAGAAGTGGAATTGCAAGAGATGTTATCTCAATATTCCGGACAACAAACCGATCAAGGTCATGCTGCGGTTGTTCGAAATGGCTCCCTTCCTGAGCGATCCATTCAGACTGGCATCGGCCCAGTGACCGTGAAGATTCCGAAAGTCCGGTCTCGAATAGGAGAATCCGTCACCTTCCGGTCTGCCATCGTTCCGCCGTATATCCGGAAGACCCGTTCGCTGGAAGCGACCATCCCCTGGTTATATCTGAAGGGCGTGAGTAGCGGAGAGATGAGTGAAGCCCTCAAGGTATTACTTGGCCCCGAGGCTTCTGGATTTTCGGCCAATACCGTTTCACGCTTGAAGCAGATCTGGGGACAGGAGTATCGAGATTGGAATCGGAGCGAATTGGGCAAAGATCGTTGGGTCTATATTTGGGCAGACGGCATCTACAGCGGCCTGAGAGGGGAACAGGTAAAGCTGTGTGCCTTGGTGATCATTGGGGTCAATGACCGAGGTGAAAAGCACTTTTTGGCAATAGAAGATGGGGTCCGGGAATCCACACAGAGTTGGCGTGAAGTCCTGTTGAAATTGAAATCTCGGGGCATGAACAGTCCTCAGCTTGCTGTCGGAGATGGGGCCATGGGGTTCTGGGCTGCCCTGGAAGAGATCTATCCGGACACACGCCAACAGCGTTGCTGGATGCATAAGACCTGCAGTGTATTAAATGCCTTGCCAAAGTCGCTACAAGCCAAAGGGAAAGGGGCATTACACGATATCTGGCAGGCGGATACGCTGGAAAATGCAGAAAGTGCTTTTGATTTATTTATAAAAACCTATGAGGCCAGATATCCGAAGGCGACACTTTGTCTTCAAAAAGACAGAGAGGAGTTATTGGCCTTTTATGATTTCCCTGCCACACATTGGCAAAGTCTGAGAACGAGTAATCCGATCGAATCCACCTTTGGCACCATTCGGCATCGAACCAAACGTTCGAAAGGTTGTTTATCCAGAGATGGAATGTTGCATATGATGTTCAAACTCAGCCAATGTGCTGAGCTGAACTGGCGCAGGTTGAGAGGTTTTAACTACCTCGCCAAAGTCATCGAAGGAGTTCCATTTAAAGATGGGATTGAGATCAATAAATCAGATCAGGTCGCCGCTTAATGAAGATCTCATACACCAGATTTGACAATAACTCGATGCACCGCCCTTGGGATTATAATTCAGGCACTCAATGTTGGACTGCCAGTCGGAGCCTCTGGCGATATATAGGGCAGGTTGCTTACCTTCTATTATTCGTACTGCACAAAAAAGAAAATCGGCAGTTACCTGAAACTTGTCTTTCTTTATAGACGGATTTGAACTGGCGTCAGTCGACTTTACTTGGACAGCAAAATACCTCCCAGAATTATTCCTTACAATAAAGTCAATACCACGATCATCATATTCAGAGCTGTATACCTCAAAGCCTTCTAGTGTGAAGGCCATCTTGGAGAAGGCCTCTCCAAATGATCCTTTTTGAACTGTATTAAGGTGCTTATATGTGGTTTTCAGCATCTAACTTCTAGGGGCCTAACCCCAGCGGCGCGCATTAGCGCGTCCTCGCTTGAGCACCTTGTTATGCGCTTAGACAAAATATACAAAACCGCTCACCATACGGTGATATTGAAACTAACCCCTGAAGAGAATTGTCTGCGCCGCCACCGATTGAAAATGAGCCTTGAGCCCCAGTTATAAATCCACGAGATTTAAGACGACCAATTACTCCAACGATTGCATATTGATCTACTCCTGGCTTACTGATTTCACCAACTTGTGTTTGCTGAGGCTGTGTTTTTATGAACGCTAAGATTTCACACTCTAAAAGCGACATATCGCCCAATGAATCAAGAAAGTACTTACGCTCATCGTAGTTATTTGTAACTGGGTTTCTAGGTTCTGTCGCAAA
This genomic stretch from Candidatus Manganitrophaceae bacterium harbors:
- a CDS encoding circularly permuted type 2 ATP-grasp protein, with product MKNLISAYKTDNFFDEMFESPQSPRPHYRQFCKRLSELSMKEFDRRRRQADQVFLNQGITFTVYGDPQQTERIFPFDLIPRIIPNSEWQHIEQGLRQRIHALNDFLGDIYGKQQILKDKIVPRELVEGSAEFLPDLVGFRPEKNIFVHISGVDLIRDEKGTYTVLEDNLRVPSGISYVLENRVVMKQVFPNLFSRMRVRPIDHYPNQLLENLRYLAPRSVENPTIVLLTPGVHNSAYFEHTYLALQMGIELVEGQDLVVEGDRIYMKTTEGLRAIDVIYRRIDDSFLDPEVFRSDSTLGVPGLMRAYRAGNVTLINAVGTGIADDKAIYAYVPKMIKYYLNENPILPGVQTYLCHHELDRSYVLEHLSSLVVKAVGESGGYGMLMGPASTKTEQEEFRKKIIASPRNYIAQPVISLSRHPSRVGDRIEDFTLAGRHVDLRPYVLYGKEITMSLGGLTRVALREGSLVVNSSQGGGSKDTWVLYGEG
- a CDS encoding IS256 family transposase — its product is MKDHTVISLKDREEISDPFRDLLRTGAQKLIEQAIEVELQEMLSQYSGQQTDQGHAAVVRNGSLPERSIQTGIGPVTVKIPKVRSRIGESVTFRSAIVPPYIRKTRSLEATIPWLYLKGVSSGEMSEALKVLLGPEASGFSANTVSRLKQIWGQEYRDWNRSELGKDRWVYIWADGIYSGLRGEQVKLCALVIIGVNDRGEKHFLAIEDGVRESTQSWREVLLKLKSRGMNSPQLAVGDGAMGFWAALEEIYPDTRQQRCWMHKTCSVLNALPKSLQAKGKGALHDIWQADTLENAESAFDLFIKTYEARYPKATLCLQKDREELLAFYDFPATHWQSLRTSNPIESTFGTIRHRTKRSKGCLSRDGMLHMMFKLSQCAELNWRRLRGFNYLAKVIEGVPFKDGIEINKSDQVAA
- a CDS encoding DUF4365 domain-containing protein produces the protein MLKTTYKHLNTVQKGSFGEAFSKMAFTLEGFEVYSSEYDDRGIDFIVRNNSGRYFAVQVKSTDASSNPSIKKDKFQVTADFLFCAVRIIEGKQPALYIARGSDWQSNIECLNYNPKGGASSYCQIWCMRSSLSGDLI